The following are encoded in a window of Phragmites australis chromosome 22, lpPhrAust1.1, whole genome shotgun sequence genomic DNA:
- the LOC133904703 gene encoding uncharacterized protein LOC133904703, with the protein MAPKLAFVLLIVFLGWAFQAVLRPPPPKLCGSPGGPPLTSPRIKLRDGRYLAYREDGVQKDKANYKIITVHAFDTTKDFPLPTSKELVEELGIYLLAFDRAGYGESDPNPRRDVKSEALDIEELADQLELGQKFYVLGVSMGGYSIWGCLQYIPHRLAGAALVVPIINYWWPSFPAEVSRQAFKKLVVPEQRTLWIAHNIPSLLNMWMTQRWLPSSAAAMHHPEIFSKHDIEVLQKMMTMPRTIENKSRQQGIYESIHRDLLVAFGSWEFDPMNITNPFPQNEGSVHIWQGYEDRLVLVELQRYISKKLPWIKYHEVPEGGHMFMLVDGWTDQILKALLVEEPSAM; encoded by the exons ATGGCTCCTAAATTAGCCTTTGTTCTGCTGATTGTGTTCCTCGGTTGGGCATTCCAGGCAGTTCTCCGGCCACCGCCTCCAAAACTGTGTGGCTCGCCAGGTGGGCCTCCTCTGACATCTCCCAGGATCAAGCTCAGGGATGGAAGGTACCTGGCATACAGAGAAGACGGAGTACAGAAAGACAAGGCCAATTACAAGATCATCACAGTACATGCATTTGATACCACCAAGGACTTCCCCTTGCCTACTTCTAAG GAGCTTGTGGAAGAATTGGGAATTTACCTCCTTGCTTTTGATAGAGCTGGGTATGGGGAAAGTGACCCGAACCCCAGGAGGGATGTCAAGAGCGAGGCACTGGATATTGAGGAACTCGCTGACCAGCTTGAGCTTGGGCAGAAGTTCTATGTCTTAGGGGTCTCAATGGGAGGATACTCAATTTGGGGATGCCTGCAGTATATACCACACAG GCTCGCAGGAGCTGCGCTAGTAGTACCAATCATCAACTACTGGTGGCCTTCTTTCCCAGCTGAAGTATCCAGGCAAGCCTTCAAGAAACTGGTTGTGCCAGAGCAGAGGACCCTCTGGATTGCACACAACATACCTTCCTTGCTGAACATGTGGATGACCCAGAGGTGGCTCCCTTCTTCTGCGGCAGCTATGCACCACCCTGAAATATTTAGCAAGCATGACATAGAGGTTCTTCAGAAGATGATGACAATGCCAAGAACCATTGAG AATAAATCAAGGCAGCAAGGCATTTATGAATCAATCCACCGTGATTTACTTGTCGCTTTTGGAAGTTGGGAGTTTGATCCAATGAATATTACCAATCCATTTCCTCAAAATGAGGGTTCTGTACACATCTGGCAAGGATATGAAGATAGGTTGGTGCTTGTTGAGCTGCAGCGGTACATTTCCAAGAAACTTCCGTGGATCAAGTATCATGAAGTCCCAGAAGGGGGACATATGTTCATGCTGGTAGATGGATGGACCGACCAAATTCTCAAGGCACTATTGGTAGAAGAGCCCTCAGCCATGTGA
- the LOC133904702 gene encoding pentatricopeptide repeat-containing protein At1g22960, mitochondrial-like: MLFNIPYCKSQAPVAAAAAAVATLSSLRFSSYSRALIPPLPEENPFALLLTSDPPPPEPLRQVLATGDVHAALRGLPGVARQLFRWAETTPCGFPRSASAFAAVLVPLAQANHIRAAYPVSLRALHLGLLLPLVSLLLSSSVSPSHRSLLSLLLRLSTKFSTECEAHDPAPTTCSKLCLSAFREMAHHGVAPDVKDCNRVLRVLRDAARWDDIRAVRAEMHQLGIGPSIVTYNTLLDSSFKEGRMDEVQKLLREMETQGVGCLPNDVTYNVVISGLARKGELEKAAELVDRLRLSKKASSFTYNPLITGLLAKGFVKKVEALQLEMENEGIIPTVVTYNAMIHGLLKSGQLEAAQVKFVEMRAMGLLPDLITYNSLINGYCKASNLKEALWLLGDLRRAGLTPTILTYNSLIDGCCRLGDLEEAERFKDQMVQQGCLPDVCTYTILMNASSKARNLDMVREFFDEMLSKGLQPDCFAYNTRICAELTLGAISNAFHLREVMELKGISSDVVTYNILIDGLSKTGNLKHAYVLCMKMVSDGLQPDRITCTCLIHAHCERGLLREARDIFDDMVSSGLSPSAVTYTVFIHTYCRRGNLYSAYGWFRKMLEKGVEPNEVTYNVLIHALCRMGRTHLAYHHFHEMLERGLAPNKYTYTLLIDGNCREGNWADAIRLYFEMHQNGIHPDYCTHYALFKGFDEGHMHHAIEYLENVVLGE; the protein is encoded by the coding sequence ATGCTATTCAACATCCCTTACTGCAAATCACAAGCTCCtgtagccgccgccgccgccgccgtagcAACTCTCTCCAGCCTCCGCTTCTCCTCCTACTCGCGGGCGCTGATCCCGCCGCTGCCCGAAGAGAACCCGTTCGCACTACTACTCACATCTGATCCCCCGCCACCGGAGCCTCTCCGCCAGGTGCTTGCCACGGGCGACGTCCACGCCGCGCTCCGCGGCCTCCCGGGCGTCGCGCGCCAGCTGTTCCGGTGGGCAGAGACCACCCCGTGTGGCTTCCCCCGCTCCGCCTCCGCGTTCGCCGCCGTCCTCGTCCCGCTCGCCCAAGCCAACCACATCCGCGCCGCCTACCCCGTCTCCCTCCGCGCCCtccacctcggcctcctcctcccactcgtgtccctcctcctctcctcttccgtCTCTCCCTCCCACCGATCCCTACTCAGCCTCCTCTTACGCTTGTCCACCAAGTTCTCGACGGAATGCGAAGCTCACGACCCAGCGCCCACCACCTGTTCGAAATTATGCCTTTCCGCTTTCCGCGAGATGGCACACCATGGCGTGGCCCCTGACGTCAAGGACTGCAACCGCGTGCTTCGTGTGCTCCGTGACGCGGCCAGGTGGGATGACATTCGTGCTGTGCGTGCAGAGATGCACCAGCTTGGAATTGGGCCAAGCATTGTCACGTACAATACATTGCTGGATTCTTCCTTCAAGGAGGGAAGGATGGATGAGGTTCAAAAGCTGTTGAGGGAGATGGAGACCCAGGGGGTTGGTTGCTTGCCGAATGATGTCACCTACAATGTGGTGATTAGTGGGTTGGCCAGGAAAGGTGAGCTGGAGAAGGCAGCGGAGCTGGTTGACAGGTTGCGGTTGTCCAAGAAAGCGTCATCCTTCACTTATAACCCACTTATCACTGGGTTGCTCGCAAAGGGTTTTGTCAAAAAGGTTGAAGCTTTGCAGTTGGAGATGGAGAATGAAGGTATTATTCCTACAGTGGTGACATACAATGCAATGATTCATGGGCTGCTTAAAAGTGGGCAGCTAGAGGCTGCACAGGTGAAATTTGTGGAAATGAGGGCAATGGGATTGCTGCCAGACTTGATCACGTACAATTCATTGATAAATGGTTATTGTAAGGCAAGCAATTTAAAGGAAGCACTTTGGTTGCTTGGTGATTTGAGGCGTGCAGGGTTAACACCGACAATTTTGACGTATAACAGTCTTATAGATGGTTGTTGTAGATTAGGTGATTTAGAGGAAGCTGAGAGATTCAAAGATCAAATGGTACAGCAGGGTTGTTTGCCCGATGTTTGTACATATACAATTCTCATGAATGCTTCATCTAAGGCGAGGAACCTTGATATGGTAAGAGAATTCTTTGATGAGATGCTGAGCAAAGGTTTGCAGCCAGATTGCTTTGCCTATAATACAAGGATTTGCGCAGAGCTAACCCTAGGGGCTATTTCCAACGCTTTCCATTTGAGGGAAGTGATGGAGTTGAAAGGAATATCTTCTGATGTAGTTACATACAATATTCTTATTGATGGACTTTCCAAGACTGGTAACCTGAAACATGCCTATGTGCTGTGCATGAAGATGGTCAGTGATGGTTTACAGCCTGACCGTATCACATGCACCTGCTTGATTCATGCGCACTGTGAGAGAGGACTCCTAAGAGAAGCAAGGGATATTTTTGATGACATGGTCTCAAGTGGTTTATCACCCTCAGCTGTGACCTACACTGTTTTTATTCACACATATTGTAGAAGAGGAAATCTTTATTCAGCATATGGTTGGTTTCGGAAGATGCTGGAGAAAGGAGTTGAACCTAATGAAGTAACATATAATGTGCTCATACATGCACTATGCAGGATGGGCAGAACTCACTTAGCTTATCATCATTTTCATGAGATGCTGGAAAGGGGATTAGCGCCAAACAAATACACATATACTTTGTTGATAGACGGGAACTGTAGAGAAGGCAACTGGGCGGATGCAATAAGATTGTATTTTGAAATGCATCAGAATGGTATTCATCCAGATTATTGCACACACTATGCCTTGTTTAAGGGATTTGATGAAGGCCACATGCACCATGCAATTGAGTACTTGGAGAATGTTGTTTTGGGTGAATAG
- the LOC133905096 gene encoding ACT domain-containing protein ACR12-like: MPPMALATSHRYCCVPSASSAAAASRPPPGFLRVRASPPPQLVTARRICCQSINSVNVLGASSKTSDEGVPVPVVLIDQESDRDATIVQLSFGDRLGSLLDTMSALKDLGLDVTKGNVTTDSAVTQTKFHIMRLGRKVEDPDMLEKIRLTIINNLLQYHPESSENLAMGEFFGIKAPEKKVDIDIATHVLVEDDGPKRSMLYIETADRPGLLLEIIRIIADTNIDVESAEIDTEGLVVKDKFHVSYRGAKLNSSLSQVLINSVRYYLRRPETDEDSY; encoded by the exons ATGCCACCCATGGCTCTCGCCACCTCCCACCGCTACTGCTGCGTCCCCTCCGCCTCttccgccgccgcggcctcccgGCCGCCGCCTGGGTTCCTCCGCGTCCgcgcatctcctcctcctcagctcGTGACCGCACGGAG AATTTGTTGCCAATCTATCAACTCAGTTAATGTGTTGGGAGCTTCTTCAAAG ACATCTGATGAGGGAGTCCCAGTGCCAGTTGTCCTGATAGATCAAGAATCAGACCGTGATGCAACCATTGTGCAGCTGAGTTTTGGAGACCGCTTGGGGTCACTACTTGACACG ATGTCGGCACTCAAGGACCTGGGCCTTGATGTCACGAAAGGAAATGTGACAACTGACTCAGCTGTCACACAAACAAAGTTCCACATCATGCGATT GGGACGCAAGGTTGAGGACCCTGACATGTTAGAAAAGATACGGCTAACCATCATTAACAACCTTCTGCAGTACCATCCT GAATCCAGTGAGAACTTAGCAATGGGTGAATTTTTTGGGATAAAAGCTCCTGAGAAGAAG GTTGATATTGATATTGCAACACATGTGCTTGTTGAAGATGATGGACCAAAAAGAAG CATGCTTTACATAGAGACAGCTGATCGGCCTGGCCTACTTCTGGAAATAATCAGGATCATCGCTGACACAAACATTGACGTGGAATCAGCTGAGATTGATACTGAA GGTTTGGTTGTCAAGGACAAGTTCCATGTGAGTTACAGAGGCGCAAAACTAAACAGCTCTTTATCTCAG GTGCTGATCAATTCTGTGCGGTATTACCTCCGAAGGCCTGAGACAGATGAAGACAGCTATTGA